One genomic window of Aethina tumida isolate Nest 87 chromosome 3, icAetTumi1.1, whole genome shotgun sequence includes the following:
- the LOC109595382 gene encoding myrosinase 1: MVAKGDLIEMSQKYLHVVLLMWGVVLVEGIKVPVDFKFGTATASYQVEGGWNASGKGENIWDRLTHTHPELITDHSTGDISCDSYNKWKEDVQILKKVGVDFYRFSLSWSRILPTGFTNKINPDGLRYYNDLINELLKNNIEPMVTIYHWDLPQPIQDLGGWTNAQTAVYLEDFARVVFDNFGDRVKKWITINEPASICEGVYGNSDGAPDVKSPGIGDYLCGKSILLAHARIYHLYNSKYRSEQKGKVGITIDSIWAEPKTNSSVDIAAAEREMQMGLGWWMNPIFTKNGDYPLVMKSRIGSISKVENFSESRLVPLYKKDIKFIRGTADFLGLNHYHTWLVSNHEYPVDAPTSYNKDKGTAMEKDPNWKPSPTIVPWGLRKLLNWVKKEYDNPLVYITETGYPDGGNMNDVDRATYIKTYAAAAVQAVTIDGCNVKGFTVWSIMDNMEWRAGYTVKFGIYHVDFNSPNRTRTAKLSAKTYTDIIKRRSIPDN; the protein is encoded by the exons ATGGTCGCCAAAGGAGATTTAATAGAGATGTCGCAAAAATATTTGCATGTAGTATTACTGATGTGGGGTGTTGTACTTGTCGAGGGTATAAAAGTGCcggttgattttaaatttggaactgCGACTGCCTCTTATCAGGTCGAAGGCGGTTGGAATGCAAGTG GTAAAGGTGAAAACATTTGGGACCGTCTAACTCACACGCACCCCGAACTAATCACAGATCATTCCACCGGCGATATATCTTGCGACTCCTACAACAAATGGAAAGAAGACGTTCAAATACTGAAAAAAGTAGGCGTCGACTTCTATCGTTTCTCCTTATCTTGGTCTAGAATCCTACCAACAGGTTTTACTAACAAAATCAACCCTGATGGCCTTCGTTACTACAATGATCTTATTAACGAACTTCTCAAAAACAACATCGAACCAATGGTGACGATTTATCACTGGGATTTACCTCAACCCATTCAAGATCTGGGCGGATGGACGAATGCGCAAACGGCTGTTTACTTAGAAGACTTCGCTAGAGTGGTTTTCGATAATTTCGGAGACAGAGTCAAGAAGTGGATTACCATAAACGAGCCTGCGAGCATTTGTGAAGGGGTTTATGGAAATTCCGACGGTGCTCCAGATGTAAAGTCGCCTGGAATTGGGGATTATTTATGTggaaaaagtattttgttGGCCCACGCCCGTATCTATCATTTGTACAATAGTAAATACAGATCAGAACAAAAAG GCAAAGTTGGTATAACTATAGATTCTATTTGGGCTGAACCTAAAACAAACTCAAGTGTTGATATTGCTGCAGCCGAAAGAGAAATGCAAATGGGA TTGGGCTGGTGGATGAATcccatatttacaaaaaatggagATTATCCATTAGTGATGAAATCTAGAATTGGTAGTATAAGCAAGGTTGAAAATTTTTCCGAATCAAGACTAGTACCTTTGTATAAAAAGGATATCAAGTTTATTAGAGGAACTGCCGATTTTTTGGGTTTGAATCACTACCACACCTGGTTAGTCAGCAATCATGAATATCCAGTTGATGCACCAACATCTTATAATAAAGACAAAG GCACAGCAATGGAGAAGGATCCTAACTGGAAACCCTCTCCGACCATTGTTCCGTGGGGTTTGAGAAAGTTACTTAATTGGGTTAAGAAGGAATATGACAATCCTTTGGTTTACATCACTGAAACAGGTTATCCAGATGGTGGCAACATGAATGATGTTGACAGGGCTACTTATATTAAA ACTTACGCAGCGGCAGCTGTTCAAGCTGTAACAATTGATGGTTGTAATGTTAAAGGTTTTACTGTTTGGAGTATAATGGACAATATGGAGTGGCGTGCAGGCtatac agtTAAATTTGGAATATATCATGTTGATTTTAATAGTCCAAATAGGACTAGGACTGCGAAGCTATCGGCAAAAACatatacagatattattaaaagaaggAGCATTCCAGATaactaa
- the LOC109595378 gene encoding 3-hydroxyisobutyryl-CoA hydrolase, mitochondrial, with product MLTRTLNLTSLPEKRALLNKFSLAIRRMSSSESDVIIEDIGHVGVITLNRPKALNSLDLSMVRKIHPALIRWEKEKSLVIVKAAGDKAFCAGGDVKAVVQSAMKGGDLGFNFFREEYLLNGLIGSYKIPYIALINGICMGGGVGLSVHGKYRVATETTLFAMPETQIGLFPDVGGTYFLPRLGGRLGYYLALTGHRLKGKDVVKAGIATHLINSDEINTVYQELLKCKTDKDIAFVLKKNNVNDNSEFSLAKDMDMINNVFSCSTIEGMFTKLKDFDTCWSIKVLDTLKKMSPTSLKVTLKALDLGKQMSLNDCLQMEFRLAVSSLVGKDFIEGVRALLIDKDQKPKWSPATVEDVTDDIVNSFFIKLPDDQELRHKL from the exons atg CTGACCAGAACTTTGAACTTAACCTCACTACCGGAAAAAAgggctttattaaataaattttctcttgCAATAAGAAGAATGAGCAGTTCAGAATCAGATGTGATAATTGAAGACATCGGCCATGTCGGTGTAATAACCCTGAACAGGCCCAAGGCACTTAACTCCCTCGATTTGTCCATGGTCAGAAAAATTCACCCAGCATTAATTAGATGGGAGAAAGAGAAGTCGCTGGTAATCGTAAAAGCTGCAGGTGACAAAGCATTTTGCGCCGGGGGCGATGTAAAAGCTGTTGTCCAATCTGCCATGAAAGGTGGTGATTTGGGTTTTAACTTTTTCCGTGaggaatatttacttaatggGCTAATTGGGTCCTATAAGATTCCATATATTGCACTTATTAATGGTATTTGCATGGGTGGTGGTGTTGGATTGTCTGTACATGGCAAATATAGGGTGGCAACTGAGACTACATTGTTTGCAATGCCTGAGACGCAAATTGGATTGTTTCCAGATGTGGGAGGCACATATTTCTTGCCTCGTTTGGGCGGACGATTGGGATATTATTTAGCCCTTACAGGCCACAGGTTGAAGGGTAAAGATGTTGTCAAAGCAGGTATTGCCACACATCTTATCAACAGTGATGAAATTAATACTGTGTATCAAGAGTTGCTCAAATGTAAAACAGATAAAGATATTGCTTTTgtgttaaaaaagaataatgttAATGACAATAGTGAATTTAGCTTAGCTAAAGATATGGATATGATTAATAATGTGTTTTCATGCAGTACTATAGAAGGAATGTTTACCAAGCTGAAAGATTTTGATACTTGCTGGTCAATAAAAGTTTTGGATActcttaaaaaaatgtcacCAACCAGCCTGAAAGTTACCCTAAAAGCCTTAGATTTGGGTAAGCAAATGTCATTGAATGATTGTCTGCAGATGGAATTTAGACTTGCAGTTAGTTCTCTGGTTGGCAAAGATTTTATTGAag GGGTAAGAGCTCTTTTGATTGACAAAGATCAGAAACCCAAATGGTCTCCAGCAACTGTAGAGGATGTAACTGATGATATTGTTAATAGTTTCTTCATAAAACTACCAGATGACCAAGAACTTCGACACAAACTGTGA